A genomic stretch from Planctomycetia bacterium includes:
- a CDS encoding SPFH domain-containing protein — MNALWLVGDSQLLAVSFVALSMWAVLAIVALSIALFAPWLTLRYIPHHKVGVVEKLWSPTGSVSEGRIIALEGEAGYQAELLRGGVHFGYWRWQYRIHKVRLVTIPQGKIGYVYARDGESLSPSQTLSRVVPSNHFQDARAFLEGITTPDGALIVGQRGRQRAILREGVYAVNPALFVLISEDAVYALSHFQLRQEWASIMNWQKELQSTGGFDPIVIGVHHQRGVAVNAEQTAQDDQIGIVTIHDGPSLPPGEIIAPTVGAEFTDPNYHNNFQDPEAFLRAGGRRGRQYQALTDGTYFINRWFATVEMLPKTVVPIGHVGVVVSYHGRTGADLSGTAFRHGERVAEGQRGVWERPLGPGKYAFNTYAGCTVLTPTTNFVLHWITGKTEAHKFDESLRSIDLVTKDAYEPSLPLSVVVHIDYQRAPSVIQRFGDVKKLITQTLDPMLSAYFRDIAHRKTMLELLHDRDTIQQEARVELRSRFSEFDIECVDVLIGKPDTAEKDGKIETLLEQLRIRQLSTEQLETFERQKIAAEKLRALHEAQATAQMQTELTNTRVRAQIAESHGEADLARARKMAEQRIVEADAELARSHRQAEQTVVLAKAEAEQRMLAGRGESQRIMQTGLSEAAVLMRKIGSFGDPRLFALSRVAESLSQSTQPLVPERVFVGGGSSNGEGQQASQGLLGVLIELLVAEKSGFHPADNTELARLQQFAERMETQALESMSKNGQEVTVTT; from the coding sequence ATGAACGCATTGTGGTTGGTCGGCGATTCGCAGTTGTTGGCGGTTTCGTTCGTGGCGCTGTCGATGTGGGCAGTGCTCGCGATCGTGGCATTGAGTATCGCGCTGTTCGCGCCCTGGCTCACGTTGCGGTACATTCCGCATCACAAGGTAGGCGTGGTGGAAAAGCTCTGGTCACCGACGGGGTCGGTGAGCGAAGGGCGGATCATTGCGCTGGAGGGCGAGGCCGGCTACCAGGCGGAGCTATTGCGCGGTGGCGTGCATTTTGGCTACTGGCGCTGGCAGTATCGCATTCACAAGGTGCGATTGGTAACGATCCCGCAAGGTAAGATCGGCTACGTGTACGCTCGCGACGGCGAATCGCTGTCGCCGAGCCAGACGTTGTCGCGCGTGGTGCCGTCGAATCATTTTCAAGACGCGCGGGCGTTTTTGGAAGGCATCACCACGCCGGACGGGGCGTTGATCGTTGGTCAGCGCGGACGCCAACGGGCGATTTTACGCGAAGGCGTGTACGCGGTGAACCCGGCGCTGTTTGTGTTGATCAGCGAGGACGCCGTGTATGCGCTCTCGCATTTTCAACTGCGCCAGGAGTGGGCTTCGATCATGAATTGGCAAAAGGAGCTGCAATCCACGGGCGGATTCGACCCGATCGTGATTGGCGTACACCATCAACGCGGCGTCGCGGTGAATGCGGAGCAGACCGCGCAGGACGATCAAATCGGCATCGTGACGATCCACGACGGCCCGTCGCTGCCGCCGGGAGAAATCATCGCGCCGACCGTCGGCGCGGAGTTTACCGATCCGAACTACCACAACAACTTTCAGGACCCCGAGGCGTTCCTGCGCGCTGGCGGGCGGCGCGGTCGCCAGTACCAGGCGTTGACGGACGGCACGTACTTCATCAACCGCTGGTTCGCCACGGTCGAGATGTTGCCGAAAACCGTGGTGCCGATCGGCCATGTCGGCGTCGTCGTGAGTTATCACGGACGCACCGGCGCGGACCTCTCCGGCACCGCGTTCCGCCACGGCGAGCGCGTCGCGGAGGGACAACGCGGCGTGTGGGAACGTCCGTTGGGGCCAGGCAAGTACGCCTTTAACACCTACGCAGGCTGCACGGTGCTGACGCCGACGACGAACTTCGTGTTGCACTGGATCACCGGCAAGACCGAGGCGCATAAGTTTGACGAGAGTCTGCGCTCGATCGACCTGGTGACGAAGGACGCCTATGAACCGTCGTTGCCGTTGTCGGTGGTGGTGCATATCGACTATCAACGCGCGCCGAGCGTCATCCAACGCTTTGGCGACGTGAAGAAATTGATCACGCAAACCTTGGATCCGATGCTCTCGGCGTATTTTCGGGATATCGCGCACAGAAAGACAATGCTCGAATTGTTGCACGACCGCGACACCATCCAGCAGGAAGCTCGGGTGGAACTGCGGAGCAGGTTCAGCGAGTTCGACATCGAATGCGTGGACGTGCTGATCGGCAAGCCGGACACGGCGGAAAAGGATGGCAAGATCGAAACGCTGTTGGAACAGTTGCGGATTCGCCAGCTCTCGACGGAGCAATTGGAGACGTTCGAGCGGCAAAAAATCGCCGCCGAGAAGCTCCGCGCGCTCCACGAAGCGCAGGCCACGGCGCAAATGCAGACCGAGTTGACCAATACGCGCGTCCGGGCGCAAATCGCCGAAAGTCATGGCGAGGCAGACCTGGCCCGCGCGCGCAAGATGGCGGAGCAGCGCATTGTCGAAGCCGATGCGGAACTTGCCCGCTCGCATCGTCAGGCGGAACAGACGGTCGTGCTCGCGAAAGCCGAGGCGGAACAACGGATGTTGGCCGGCCGCGGCGAAAGCCAACGGATCATGCAAACCGGCTTGAGCGAAGCGGCGGTGTTGATGCGCAAGATCGGGTCGTTCGGCGACCCAAGGTTGTTTGCGTTGTCGCGCGTGGCGGAAAGCCTCTCGCAAAGCACGCAACCGCTGGTGCCGGAACGCGTGTTCGTGGGCGGCGGCAGTTCCAACGGCGAAGGCCAACAAGCCAGCCAGGGTTTGCTCGGCGTGTTGATCGAACTGCTGGTGGCGGAGAAATCCGGCTTCCACCCAGCCGACAACACGGAGTTGGCGCGGCTGCAACAATTCGCCGAACGGATGGAAACGCAGGCGTTGGAGTCGATGTCCAAGAACGGGCAGGAGGTGACGGTGACGACTTAA
- a CDS encoding Gfo/Idh/MocA family oxidoreductase — MPAHLTRRDFTRTTLGAAALLAAGVETARGYAANDTIHVACIGTGGRCRDLMTRFPKIPGVKIVAVCDVWDVHREEGRKLADPQAVAEADYRILLDRNDIDAVLIGTPDHWHVPITVDACAAGKDVYVEKPLTHDLSEGERVIEAQNSNKRVVQVGTQQRSMPHLIEAREIVRSGELGDVHKIHLSWNRNQARWDRNKLNIDPSGVDWKAFLGNAPVQPFDAYRFRNWRWFWDFGGGIFTDLMVHWIDTAHWMLDMSAPSTAASLGDHFATEGLWETPDTVQTLLRYPEQHIQAYFEGTFVNHRNRAMLEIMGTKATLYCDRGRYEVIPEQGGGVKPRERIDSEGERGADFFAGVDGELLHLTNWLECVRSRNKPHCPAEDGVHAAAAAHLANRSLRAGQMASWKQ; from the coding sequence ATGCCCGCACATCTCACGCGCCGTGATTTCACCCGAACTACGCTGGGCGCCGCCGCCTTGCTGGCCGCCGGCGTCGAAACCGCCCGCGGTTATGCCGCCAACGATACGATCCATGTCGCCTGCATCGGCACCGGCGGGCGCTGCCGGGATTTGATGACGCGGTTTCCCAAGATTCCCGGCGTGAAGATCGTCGCCGTCTGCGATGTCTGGGACGTCCATCGCGAGGAAGGACGCAAGCTGGCAGATCCGCAGGCCGTTGCTGAGGCAGACTATCGCATACTGCTCGATCGCAATGACATCGACGCCGTGTTGATCGGCACGCCGGACCATTGGCACGTGCCGATCACAGTCGACGCCTGCGCCGCGGGCAAGGACGTCTATGTCGAAAAGCCGCTGACGCACGATCTGTCGGAAGGCGAGCGCGTGATCGAGGCGCAGAACAGCAACAAGCGCGTCGTCCAGGTCGGCACGCAGCAGCGCAGCATGCCGCACTTGATTGAAGCACGCGAAATCGTCCGCTCCGGCGAGTTAGGGGACGTCCACAAGATTCATCTCTCCTGGAACCGCAACCAGGCGCGTTGGGATCGGAACAAGTTGAACATCGACCCCAGTGGCGTCGACTGGAAGGCGTTTCTCGGCAATGCGCCGGTGCAACCGTTCGATGCTTATCGCTTCCGCAACTGGCGGTGGTTTTGGGATTTCGGCGGCGGCATCTTCACCGACTTGATGGTCCATTGGATCGACACGGCGCATTGGATGCTCGACATGTCCGCGCCGAGCACCGCGGCCAGCCTCGGCGATCATTTCGCCACGGAAGGTCTTTGGGAAACGCCCGACACGGTGCAAACGCTGCTCCGTTATCCGGAGCAGCACATCCAGGCTTATTTCGAGGGCACCTTCGTCAACCACCGCAACCGCGCGATGCTCGAAATCATGGGCACGAAGGCCACGCTCTATTGCGACCGCGGCCGTTACGAAGTGATTCCCGAGCAAGGCGGCGGCGTGAAACCGCGCGAACGCATTGATAGCGAAGGGGAACGCGGCGCAGACTTCTTCGCGGGCGTGGACGGCGAACTACTCCACCTCACCAACTGGCTGGAATGCGTCCGCAGCCGGAACAAACCGCATTGCCCCGCGGAAGACGGCGTCCACGCGGCGGCGGCAGCGCACCTGGCGAATCGATCGCTGCGCGCGGGACAAATGGCGTCTTGGAAACAATGA
- a CDS encoding HD domain-containing protein: protein MKRLDEQGLSHDPIHGYIPFVSRAPAGSSETTERDLIDHPWVQRLRQIHQLQTAWWVFPAAEHTRFQHVLGVMHLASRAVAALYESLAETCPDAPSRGYVETLVRMAGLLHDVGHGPFGHFLDEHLLKHHGLTHESLGAQIIVDELGDLLRGVRRNPESELALGEQLDPAQIAFLIVRPGRISEAGQPRWLLLLRSLFSGLYTVDNLDFVLRDAYMSGYSHRAFDLDRLLHYSFFSERGLTIHSRGMAALVRFLSVRGELFRSIYFHRTVRGIDLSLADLFAASRRYLFDGNPSERLGSYQLFTEWSLLVDVARWGESDDTEKRALGAEWRKLLNRQLTWRMAAERSVFYQPHETESASIFSRAEWFEQQFRAQLPTALRELPLRFDIARHVHRPGTLGPAAGQNFVLDSASGAIRDLTASELFRQLPVSYRICRVYAKDLEHTAALSRALDALVGPAAMDDLTNM from the coding sequence ATGAAACGACTCGATGAACAAGGACTCAGTCACGATCCGATTCATGGGTACATCCCGTTCGTCAGCCGTGCGCCGGCGGGCAGCAGCGAAACCACCGAGCGCGACCTAATCGATCACCCTTGGGTGCAGCGGCTGCGACAGATCCATCAACTGCAGACCGCCTGGTGGGTGTTTCCCGCGGCGGAGCATACGCGCTTCCAGCATGTGCTGGGAGTAATGCACCTGGCGAGCCGCGCCGTGGCGGCGCTCTATGAAAGCCTTGCGGAAACCTGTCCCGATGCGCCGAGCCGCGGCTACGTCGAGACGCTCGTCCGCATGGCCGGGCTGTTACACGACGTCGGCCACGGCCCGTTCGGACATTTCCTCGATGAGCACTTACTCAAACATCACGGCCTGACGCACGAATCGCTCGGGGCGCAGATCATCGTCGATGAACTTGGTGATTTACTGCGCGGTGTCCGCCGCAATCCCGAGAGCGAGTTGGCTTTGGGCGAGCAACTCGATCCCGCCCAGATCGCGTTTTTGATCGTTCGCCCCGGGCGCATTTCGGAAGCGGGACAACCGCGCTGGCTGTTGCTGCTGCGAAGTTTGTTCAGCGGGCTGTATACGGTCGACAACCTCGACTTTGTCCTGCGCGACGCCTATATGTCCGGCTACAGCCACCGGGCGTTCGATCTCGACCGGCTGCTGCACTACAGTTTTTTCAGCGAGCGCGGCCTGACAATCCATAGCCGCGGTATGGCGGCGCTGGTGCGGTTTCTTTCCGTGCGCGGCGAGTTGTTTCGCAGTATCTATTTTCACCGCACCGTGCGGGGGATTGATCTTTCCTTGGCCGATCTTTTCGCCGCTAGCCGAAGATATTTGTTCGATGGAAATCCCAGTGAACGATTGGGCTCCTATCAACTTTTCACGGAATGGTCGCTGCTGGTGGATGTCGCCCGTTGGGGCGAAAGCGACGACACCGAGAAACGAGCGCTCGGCGCGGAATGGCGCAAGTTGTTGAATCGTCAATTGACCTGGAGAATGGCCGCGGAACGGAGCGTGTTCTATCAACCGCACGAGACCGAGTCGGCCAGCATCTTCAGCCGCGCGGAATGGTTCGAACAGCAATTTCGTGCGCAATTGCCGACGGCGCTGCGCGAATTGCCGCTCCGGTTCGACATCGCCCGGCACGTGCATCGGCCTGGCACGCTCGGTCCCGCGGCGGGGCAGAATTTCGTCCTGGATTCCGCCAGCGGCGCGATTCGCGATCTCACCGCCAGCGAACTGTTCCGGCAATTGCCGGTCAGCTACCGCATCTGTCGCGTTTATGCGAAGGACCTGGAGCACACGGCGGCACTATCGCGCGCACTGGACGCGCTCGTCGGTCCCGCGGCGATGGACGACTTGACGAATATGTAG
- a CDS encoding 2-hydroxyacid dehydrogenase — MRIAVFSTKPYDREFLTIANDAHLHELHFLEPRLNRETAPLAHGFPAVCAFVNDVLDAETLTVLQAGGTRVIALRSAGFNHVHLPTAAKLGLKVMRVPAYSPYAVAEHAVGLILTLTRRLHKAYVRVREGNFSLDGLLGFDLHGRTVGVVGTGKIGAIVARIMHGFGCRLLCHDRVQNPECVALGAKYVPLDELLAGADIITLHCPLMPETKHMISAAALAKMKRGAMLINTSRGALVETKAVIDALKHGQLGSLGLDVYEEEADLFFEDLSRQVIQDDVFSRLLTFPNVMITAHQAFFTCEALDAISRQTIANVTAFERGEPLVNEVSAPAS, encoded by the coding sequence ATGCGTATCGCCGTATTCAGCACCAAACCGTATGACCGCGAATTTCTGACGATCGCCAACGATGCGCATTTGCACGAACTGCATTTTCTCGAGCCGCGGCTGAATCGCGAGACTGCGCCGCTTGCGCACGGTTTTCCGGCCGTTTGTGCGTTTGTGAATGATGTGCTCGATGCGGAAACGCTCACGGTGTTGCAGGCTGGCGGCACGCGAGTGATTGCGCTCCGCTCGGCGGGCTTCAATCACGTACACTTGCCGACCGCGGCAAAGCTCGGCCTCAAAGTCATGCGCGTGCCGGCGTATTCTCCGTATGCCGTGGCCGAACACGCCGTCGGGCTGATCCTCACGCTCACGCGGCGACTGCACAAAGCCTACGTCCGCGTGCGCGAAGGCAATTTTTCGCTCGACGGGCTGCTCGGTTTCGATTTGCACGGCCGGACGGTCGGCGTGGTGGGCACCGGCAAGATCGGCGCGATTGTCGCCCGGATCATGCATGGCTTTGGTTGCCGGTTGCTCTGTCACGATCGCGTGCAGAACCCGGAATGCGTGGCGCTCGGCGCGAAGTATGTTCCGCTGGATGAATTGCTCGCCGGCGCCGACATCATCACGTTGCATTGCCCACTGATGCCGGAGACAAAGCACATGATCAGTGCCGCGGCTTTGGCCAAGATGAAGCGCGGCGCGATGCTGATTAACACCAGTCGCGGCGCGCTCGTGGAGACCAAGGCCGTGATCGACGCCTTGAAGCACGGTCAGCTCGGTTCGCTTGGGCTGGATGTCTATGAAGAGGAAGCCGACCTGTTTTTCGAGGACTTGTCGCGGCAAGTGATTCAAGACGACGTGTTCTCGCGCCTGCTGACGTTTCCCAACGTAATGATCACGGCCCACCAGGCATTCTTTACTTGCGAGGCGTTGGACGCGATCTCGCGGCAGACGATCGCCAACGTGACCGCTTTCGAACGCGGCGAACCCCTGGTCAACGAAGTCAGCGCGCCGGCATCGTAA